In Natator depressus isolate rNatDep1 chromosome 17, rNatDep2.hap1, whole genome shotgun sequence, one genomic interval encodes:
- the LOC142000577 gene encoding uncharacterized protein LOC142000577, with product MAGGAARGPAAPAQRRAAMERQEQSGPAGAAEPGESPDAQFQAVVQRTQVLLLAGETWEADRARAALSSFAHEVLPAARRAASPAPPSAPPAGQLVFFLCRAPSLRGRAERLREVLRGVREQSRGAPAVLVGVIVQPRPEEEAEARRRLEELLLEVFQPPESGPGAAPRVEVHTAVFRPGRPEGALEVKKAACEALREEPENPPAAATGEQILKDFQVLIEKVGGKPEVLLVGESQEGKDTRALMAAFVQELFPDACKPGVSPAMAVTQTQSEAKPGASNSQSQLIFFLCRASSLRGKQTEIQKILKEVKKFSRRAPAALVGVIVQPKKEEETEARKLMESVLQGAFPRQPHKRDKRGRKRGQALELEEVQVEVEVFIPGRPRGKLAIMKAACRASEALQQRTSTDVKRDGMDGWGGSQGARGGSGWRSEVHSMQVGRHWMAGRGSWAFGASGHDHFIVVGCCCFLTD from the exons ATGGCCGGGGGCGCAGCTCGTGGCCCCGCGGCCCCAGCCCAGCGGCGGGCGGCCATGGAGCGGCAGGAGCAGTCGGGGCCGGCGGGCGCCGCCGAGCCCGGGGAGAGCCCGGACGCGCAGTTCCAGGCCGTGGTGCAGCGGACGcaggtgctgctgctggccgGCGAGACGTGGGAGGCGGACCGCGCCCGGGCCGCGCTCAGCTCCTTCGCCCACGAGGTGCTGCCCGCGGCCCGCCGCGCCGCCAGCCCCGCGCCGCCCAGCGCGCCGCCGGCCGGGCAGCTCGTCTTCTTCCTGTGCCGCGCCCCGTCGCTGCGGGGCCGGGCCGAGCGGCTGCGGGAGGTGCTGCGGGGCGTGCGGGAGCAGAGCCGCGGCGCGCCCGCCGTCCTGGTGGGGGTGATCGTGCAGCCCCGGccggaggaggaggcggaggcgcgGCGCCGCCTGGAGGAGCTGCTCCTCGAGGTCTTCCAGCCGCCGGAGTCGGGGCCGGGCGCCGCGCCGCGGGTCGAGGTGCACACGGCCGTGTTCCGCCCCGGCCGGCCCGAGGGGGCCCTGGAGGTCAAGAAAGCCGCTTGCGAGGCCCTGAGGGAAGAGCCAG AGaacccccctgctgctgccactggcGAGCAGATCCTAAAGGATTTCCAGGTTCTGATAGAGAAGGTTGGGGGGAAGCCAGAGGTGCTGCTGGTTGGAGAGTCTCAGGAGGGAAAAGACACTCGGGCTCTGATGGCAGCTTTTGTCCAAGAATTGTTCCCGGATGCCTGCAAACCAGGAGTCAGTCCAGCAATGGCTGTGACACAGACACAGTCAGAGGCCAAGCCCGGTGCTAGCAACAGTCAATCCCAACTCATCTTCTTCCTGTGCCGAGCTTCCTCCCTGCGGGGCAAGCAGACCGAGATCCAGAAGATCTTGAAGGAAGTGAAGAAGTTTAGCCGCAGAGCCCCAGCTGCCCTGGTGGGAGTCATCGTGCAGCCCAAGAAGGAAGAGGAGACAGAGGCCCGGAAGCTGATGGAGAGCGTGCTCCAGGGTGCCTTTCCTAGACAGCCGCATAAACGGGACAAGCGCGGTAGGAAGCGGGGCCAGgcgctggagctggaggaggtgCAGGTGGAGGTGGAAGTTTTCATTCCAGGCCGGCCACGGGGGAAACTGGCCATCATGAAAGCCGCCTGCCGAGCTTCTGAGGCCCTGCAGCAGCGCACATCCACAGATGTGAAGCGGGATGGTATGGACGGATGGGGGGGAAGCCAGGGAGCACGCGGGGGCAGTGGATGGAGGAGTGAAGTACATAGTATGCAAGTGGGGAGACATTGGATGGCAGGACGAGGAAGCTGGGCATTTGGGGCTTCCGGTCACGACCATTTTATTGttgttggttgttgttgttttttaactgaCTGA